In Dyadobacter sp. NIV53, a single window of DNA contains:
- a CDS encoding OmpA family protein — MANLDVQPKKKSFWWIWLIIALLVAAAAVFLRGCEEDQPTTVIESSDSTSGNAAITMPEWDKIDFNSPDVTFDEVTDSSISVQGNDNYTIYGLGENILFATGKSKIQDSAEVQLKQISGSIKKRFNGIQVAVYGNTDNTGNTNKNKKLAEDRAEVVKNWLVKNTDLTDQEITIRSKGESDPSSFQCNAGRKENEPQGGNRGGETAISNKDILIIKTWLTLCFMQVINQVLFYKNIT, encoded by the coding sequence ATGGCAAATCTTGACGTACAACCTAAAAAGAAATCATTTTGGTGGATCTGGCTTATCATTGCGCTGCTTGTGGCTGCAGCCGCAGTTTTTTTGCGCGGATGTGAAGAGGATCAGCCGACAACAGTAATTGAAAGTAGTGACAGCACATCAGGTAATGCGGCAATTACAATGCCTGAATGGGATAAAATAGACTTTAATTCTCCTGATGTTACATTCGATGAGGTTACTGACTCCTCTATCTCAGTTCAGGGTAATGACAATTATACTATTTATGGTTTGGGTGAAAATATACTTTTTGCCACTGGTAAAAGTAAAATTCAGGATTCGGCAGAAGTGCAGCTGAAACAAATTTCAGGTTCTATTAAAAAACGCTTTAATGGTATTCAGGTTGCAGTTTATGGAAATACTGATAATACCGGCAATACAAATAAGAACAAGAAATTGGCTGAGGATCGGGCAGAGGTTGTAAAAAACTGGCTGGTTAAAAATACAGATCTTACGGATCAGGAAATCACAATACGTTCAAAAGGGGAGTCTGATCCTAGTAGCTTCCAATGCAACGCAGGACGGAAGGAAAATGAACCGCAGGGTGGAAATCGTGGTGGTGAAACAGCGATAAGTAATAAGGATATTCTAATAATCAAAACCTGGTTAACACTCTGCTTCATGCAGGTAATTAACCAGGTTTTGTTTTACAAAAATATTACATAA
- a CDS encoding YtxH domain-containing protein, which yields MKSRYSDEDRYSDEEYESSNGGDFAIGILVGAAIGALAAVLFAPMSGKETREKIVDLAGQQKDNLKDQWDRTKEATKDAVNTAKEKIGNLTDKAENKVEYFREKTKDEVDELSDDAISEIDKFDKRY from the coding sequence ATGAAATCAAGATATTCAGATGAGGACAGATATTCAGATGAAGAATACGAATCATCCAACGGAGGCGATTTCGCCATTGGTATCCTTGTAGGTGCAGCAATTGGTGCTTTGGCAGCTGTTCTGTTCGCACCAATGTCCGGCAAGGAAACACGTGAAAAAATAGTTGATCTGGCCGGTCAGCAAAAAGACAACCTTAAGGATCAATGGGACCGCACTAAGGAAGCAACCAAAGATGCGGTAAATACTGCAAAAGAAAAAATTGGAAACCTGACTGATAAGGCAGAGAATAAAGTTGAGTATTTTAGAGAAAAAACGAAAGATGAAGTAGATGAGTTATCGGACGATGCTATTTCAGAAATAGACAAATTCGATAAACGATATTAA
- a CDS encoding PorT family protein, producing MTRQNTSSVKDVEKKILAAELAYNGQKKLRELDTLGALKDYSLSKKYGGDFSGTLKEQYEEGLKITKELREWGQRYKSSKSGSLSREEEKNILESYRRIKGVPVIGSVELKVKQITAELEGENSMVSFARNCDTDLLLNYINQNRYQFSFTQSMINTLTQYKSIQSKISTLKSDVENARTVRSAYFSIDSMVKSVEELPQDVKSSLELCIKNDRTKTFEGYADQARKTGNMSAARKFDSIAQGKENARDEEVSSACAGILVFNKGVIVIREKLEACKPEDARKVWNEIVFQLADCEEKAVILQSYQSLADSIAAMQSGESVFNNYKADALKLLQKRRYKDAREKYAQMADLEVCNAAERDLEIEKGLGEIKSKEIKPMFRVGISGGGGTNYPVYKIANSDVKMSYGLVTSGGIDISFIDHHNPVDLVAGVEYLHTQYEALNNEGFAKEGYKLDGVSLSLVIKIHPSNTNPDKIRPYIKIGREEIIPVSYQYDNYATSVTKRDKGPLNTLVSSIQGGFGLEMQKKDFGFFVEGIVNYGLNGIYDNRPSSLAASGNQQIEAKFRRVGLKVGLRFW from the coding sequence ATGACACGTCAGAACACTTCCAGCGTGAAGGATGTCGAAAAGAAGATTCTGGCGGCTGAGCTCGCATATAACGGACAGAAGAAACTTCGTGAACTGGATACGTTGGGTGCATTAAAAGATTACAGCCTTTCTAAAAAATATGGAGGGGATTTTTCGGGTACACTGAAAGAGCAATATGAAGAAGGGCTGAAAATTACCAAAGAACTGCGTGAATGGGGGCAACGATACAAGAGTTCCAAATCCGGCAGTTTGTCGCGTGAAGAAGAAAAGAATATTCTGGAAAGTTACCGGCGGATCAAAGGTGTGCCGGTTATCGGTTCTGTTGAATTAAAAGTAAAGCAAATAACAGCGGAATTGGAAGGAGAAAATTCCATGGTAAGTTTTGCGCGGAATTGTGACACTGATTTACTCCTGAATTATATTAACCAGAACAGGTACCAGTTTTCTTTTACGCAATCCATGATCAATACTTTGACCCAGTATAAAAGTATTCAGTCCAAGATCAGTACACTTAAGTCAGATGTGGAAAATGCGAGAACTGTCAGGAGTGCTTATTTCAGCATTGACAGTATGGTTAAATCAGTGGAAGAGCTGCCGCAGGATGTGAAATCCAGCCTGGAACTCTGCATAAAAAATGACCGTACCAAAACATTTGAAGGATATGCGGATCAGGCACGTAAGACAGGGAACATGAGTGCCGCCAGAAAGTTTGACTCCATTGCACAGGGGAAAGAAAATGCAAGGGATGAGGAAGTTTCGTCTGCCTGCGCCGGAATCCTGGTTTTTAACAAAGGTGTGATTGTTATACGCGAAAAACTGGAAGCCTGCAAGCCGGAAGATGCCCGGAAAGTATGGAACGAGATCGTATTTCAGCTCGCAGATTGTGAGGAAAAGGCCGTCATTTTACAGTCTTACCAAAGCCTGGCCGATTCCATTGCTGCTATGCAATCAGGCGAAAGTGTTTTTAATAATTATAAGGCAGATGCTCTAAAACTTTTGCAGAAAAGAAGATATAAGGATGCAAGGGAAAAATACGCGCAAATGGCTGATCTTGAAGTTTGCAATGCTGCTGAAAGAGACCTGGAAATTGAAAAGGGGCTGGGAGAAATTAAGTCCAAAGAAATTAAACCCATGTTTCGTGTAGGAATATCGGGTGGTGGTGGCACGAATTACCCCGTTTATAAAATCGCCAACAGCGATGTAAAAATGAGCTACGGACTGGTTACCTCGGGTGGGATAGATATCTCATTTATTGACCATCACAATCCGGTAGACCTGGTGGCAGGAGTGGAGTATCTGCATACGCAATACGAGGCCCTCAATAATGAAGGTTTTGCAAAGGAAGGCTATAAACTGGATGGCGTAAGTCTTTCACTGGTGATCAAGATACATCCTTCCAATACAAACCCGGATAAAATAAGGCCGTACATAAAGATTGGAAGAGAAGAAATTATTCCGGTAAGCTATCAGTATGATAATTATGCAACTTCGGTAACTAAACGGGATAAGGGGCCTCTCAATACACTTGTGTCCTCAATCCAGGGAGGATTTGGACTGGAAATGCAGAAAAAGGACTTTGGCTTTTTTGTTGAAGGGATTGTTAATTATGGCCTGAATGGCATCTATGACAACCGGCCTTCAAGTTTGGCCGCAAGCGGTAATCAGCAAATTGAAGCAAAATTCAGGAGAGTCGGGCTGAAAGTTGGACTTCGGTTCTGGTAA
- a CDS encoding DUF892 family protein, whose amino-acid sequence MGTDQQSNSAGGHQSDSEFIDELTQIFRAEQALLKALPFFAKGAVSKELTSTFDLYAAQTGEHISKLKQIFNHLGKSPKNAYPNIQQHILQAEKVISNSELTAAARDLELISAAKKIVQFQSENYRELESKALSLGHGNVADIIESIFNQEKEREAIFIKLEVEHVSSNKGKDEKVQERYRFTFNKSTGH is encoded by the coding sequence ATGGGAACGGATCAACAATCAAACAGTGCAGGAGGGCATCAATCGGATTCCGAATTCATTGATGAGCTTACCCAAATATTCCGGGCAGAACAAGCTTTGTTAAAAGCACTTCCCTTTTTTGCAAAAGGTGCTGTTTCAAAGGAACTTACCTCTACATTTGACTTATATGCAGCTCAGACAGGGGAACATATTTCTAAACTAAAGCAAATATTTAATCATCTTGGTAAAAGTCCAAAAAATGCATATCCGAATATTCAGCAGCATATTCTGCAGGCAGAAAAGGTTATTTCCAATAGTGAACTAACAGCTGCTGCCCGCGATTTGGAACTGATTTCGGCTGCCAAAAAAATTGTACAGTTTCAATCCGAAAACTACAGGGAGTTAGAAAGTAAAGCATTGTCATTGGGGCATGGAAATGTGGCGGATATTATTGAGTCAATTTTTAATCAGGAAAAAGAACGGGAAGCTATTTTTATAAAACTGGAAGTAGAACATGTATCTTCGAATAAAGGAAAGGATGAAAAAGTTCAGGAACGTTACCGTTTTACATTCAACAAATCAACAGGGCATTAG
- a CDS encoding LEA type 2 family protein — MGTNKWLILIIILLISGLGFWWWKSPSSIHAKEETAEKLMPGIGFASLQITDVDDKRIKLQSKVVINNPLPIKINTKRLDYTIYIDSVKVIEDAYEKPVSIHSSDSSTIELPMELLAKPMARILKYFDDNKIDSAIYSMKTTFEVDVPIANERIVTLNVSKKLPAMRIPEFKIKDADLNALSLKSKGMYLQVEVINPNLFPLKISNGAFLFNIQDAMEMKGALQNVVNVPAKGSRNVTMHAEITDGNILKTGWKLLTDKKGTHFNCKFSGKVESDNKMLNNSNMVMNVKGTLDEILNAVKNK; from the coding sequence ATGGGCACCAATAAATGGCTGATTTTAATTATAATACTTTTAATATCCGGACTTGGTTTTTGGTGGTGGAAATCTCCCTCTTCCATTCACGCAAAAGAGGAGACAGCTGAAAAGCTGATGCCGGGTATTGGGTTTGCATCGCTTCAGATAACGGACGTGGATGATAAGCGGATCAAACTCCAAAGTAAGGTAGTGATCAATAATCCTCTTCCTATTAAAATTAATACGAAGCGCCTTGATTATACCATTTATATCGATTCAGTAAAAGTCATTGAAGATGCTTACGAAAAACCCGTCAGCATCCATTCTTCCGACAGTTCGACCATTGAATTACCGATGGAATTGCTGGCTAAACCTATGGCCCGGATTCTAAAATATTTTGATGACAATAAAATCGACAGTGCAATTTATTCTATGAAAACAACTTTTGAGGTAGATGTCCCAATTGCCAATGAACGTATTGTTACCTTAAATGTGTCGAAAAAACTGCCTGCAATGAGAATACCGGAATTTAAAATAAAGGATGCGGACCTGAATGCGTTATCGCTGAAATCAAAAGGTATGTATTTGCAGGTAGAGGTAATTAATCCAAATCTTTTTCCGCTCAAAATCAGTAATGGTGCTTTTTTATTCAACATTCAGGACGCTATGGAAATGAAAGGGGCTTTGCAAAATGTAGTAAACGTTCCGGCTAAGGGAAGCCGCAATGTGACTATGCACGCAGAAATTACAGATGGCAATATTCTCAAAACCGGGTGGAAATTACTTACAGACAAAAAAGGCACACATTTTAACTGCAAATTCAGTGGTAAAGTGGAATCGGATAATAAGATGCTCAATAACAGCAACATGGTAATGAATGTAAAAGGCACTCTTGACGAGATATTAAATGCAGTAAAGAATAAATAA
- a CDS encoding pyridoxamine 5'-phosphate oxidase family protein, translated as MDSINQQQQEKNHEDLLGQEAIQKIKELAKTAETCFFCTKITTGHALTVRPMSIRKVDDDGIFWFLSAEDSNKNAEVQSDANVQLLFQGSAHSDFLSVFGKATVMKDKTIIKELWEPILKTWFTEGIDDNRITILKVEPKDGYYWDNKHGNAVAFAKMLVGAAIGKTLDDSIEGKLIK; from the coding sequence ATGGACAGTATCAACCAACAACAGCAAGAGAAAAACCACGAAGATCTTTTAGGCCAGGAAGCGATTCAAAAAATTAAAGAACTGGCTAAAACAGCAGAAACCTGTTTTTTCTGTACAAAAATAACCACCGGACATGCATTGACTGTAAGACCAATGTCCATACGGAAAGTAGATGACGATGGGATTTTCTGGTTTCTCAGCGCAGAAGACAGCAACAAAAATGCCGAAGTCCAGTCTGATGCCAATGTGCAGTTACTATTTCAGGGCTCGGCCCATTCAGATTTTCTGAGTGTTTTCGGCAAAGCGACAGTCATGAAAGACAAAACCATTATCAAAGAATTGTGGGAACCGATCCTGAAAACGTGGTTTACCGAAGGCATTGACGACAATAGAATTACGATTCTGAAAGTTGAACCAAAAGACGGCTATTACTGGGACAACAAACACGGAAATGCCGTCGCATTTGCCAAAATGCTTGTCGGCGCTGCCATCGGAAAAACTCTTGATGATTCCATCGAAGGAAAACTGATTAAATAA
- a CDS encoding CPBP family intramembrane glutamic endopeptidase, with translation MQQELKPFWTKVFSFNWKFGLFLIFAVCVPRFVLVLNANVTGNYGSIGIIMLVSDLAPFIFLTKYGRKEIGLIRPKKYQWLLFAFVSGLAFSFLLHFLGHSFYRNTYENWYNYIGRSYKIPAGINANDKAVLFTIMAITGMTFSPVGEELFFRGIVHSGFARSIGDNKASVVDSVAFAVTHISHFGLVFIGNQREFLVAPTLIWVTSMFLVSLLFFLCKKQSGSILGAIICHAAFNLGMIYCIFYLM, from the coding sequence TTGCAACAAGAACTAAAACCCTTCTGGACCAAAGTTTTCAGCTTCAACTGGAAATTCGGGCTTTTTCTGATTTTTGCCGTTTGTGTTCCGCGTTTCGTGCTGGTTTTAAATGCAAATGTTACAGGTAATTATGGTTCAATAGGAATTATCATGCTGGTTTCCGATCTTGCCCCTTTTATTTTCCTGACTAAATACGGACGAAAAGAAATTGGATTAATCAGGCCGAAAAAATACCAATGGCTTCTTTTTGCTTTTGTTTCCGGACTGGCGTTTAGTTTTTTGCTGCACTTTTTAGGACATAGTTTTTACAGAAATACCTATGAAAACTGGTACAATTATATTGGAAGATCTTACAAAATACCAGCGGGAATAAATGCCAACGATAAAGCAGTTCTGTTTACTATAATGGCCATCACCGGTATGACGTTCAGCCCCGTTGGTGAAGAATTGTTTTTCCGCGGAATTGTTCATTCCGGATTTGCCAGGTCAATTGGTGACAACAAAGCATCTGTTGTAGATAGTGTTGCATTTGCAGTAACGCACATTTCCCATTTTGGATTGGTTTTTATCGGCAATCAACGGGAATTTCTGGTTGCTCCGACTTTGATTTGGGTAACGTCCATGTTTCTGGTTAGCCTGTTATTTTTCTTATGTAAAAAACAGTCCGGATCGATTTTGGGAGCAATCATTTGTCATGCTGCTTTTAATTTGGGAATGATTTATTGCATTTTTTATCTGATGTGA
- a CDS encoding glycoside hydrolase family 32 protein has product MKPILTTFLIFLFFINASGADITIKITNKYLNLPVSQKQDRKTMKFEINGKQERAFKIRLANEPEYWVFCDLSALQGQTIKISYEGDAAALSKIYQDDKIAGQDSLYNEKNRPQFHFTSKRGWNNDPNGMIFYEGEYHLFYQHNPYEREWENMSWGHAVSKDMVHWEELPTALSPDNLGTMFSGSTVIDYDNTAGFNKGNTPAMVALYTVDNPDKQIQCVAYSLDKGRTWTKYDKNPVIDSKSKWNSKDTRDPRVFWYKPGKHWVMVLNERDGHTIYTSKNLKEWNAESHVTGFWECPDLFELPVDGDKHKTKWVMYGASNTYMTGSFDGKTFKPESGKHYYTTGTIYAAQTFTNIPESDGRRIQMGWGRVSHPGMPFNGMMLMPTELTLKTTKDGVRMFSVPVKETEQLFKSIQKSSALTADNANAKLKEFQNADRLRIKTTIKLSHATNAGLNLFGQNLINYDLNFNLVNNVFYSPENMTSTEIIADIYIDRTSIEVFIDGGAYSYSMERKPVAGNKEGLKFWGNNIEVKDLEVFRVEGIW; this is encoded by the coding sequence ATGAAACCTATACTTACCACATTCCTCATTTTTCTGTTTTTTATCAACGCAAGCGGCGCAGATATTACCATCAAAATCACCAATAAATACCTCAACCTGCCTGTGTCTCAAAAACAGGACAGAAAAACGATGAAGTTTGAGATCAATGGAAAACAGGAACGTGCATTCAAAATAAGGTTGGCAAATGAACCTGAATACTGGGTATTTTGTGATTTGTCCGCTTTACAGGGACAAACGATTAAGATCAGTTATGAGGGGGATGCAGCAGCACTGAGCAAGATTTACCAGGATGATAAAATTGCAGGACAGGATTCACTTTACAATGAAAAAAACCGTCCGCAATTTCATTTCACTTCCAAAAGAGGATGGAACAACGACCCGAACGGGATGATCTTTTACGAAGGCGAATACCATCTTTTCTATCAGCACAATCCTTACGAAAGAGAATGGGAAAATATGTCCTGGGGACATGCAGTTAGTAAAGATATGGTTCACTGGGAAGAACTTCCGACAGCTTTAAGTCCTGATAACCTGGGAACTATGTTTTCCGGGTCAACCGTGATAGACTACGATAATACGGCTGGTTTTAACAAAGGAAACACACCGGCAATGGTTGCGCTTTATACAGTGGACAATCCCGATAAGCAGATACAGTGTGTAGCGTACAGCCTGGATAAGGGTCGTACCTGGACGAAATATGATAAAAATCCGGTCATAGATTCCAAGTCGAAATGGAACAGCAAGGATACCAGGGATCCGCGCGTATTCTGGTACAAACCCGGCAAACACTGGGTAATGGTGCTGAATGAAAGGGACGGACACACCATTTACACCTCCAAAAACCTCAAAGAATGGAATGCAGAAAGTCACGTAACCGGTTTCTGGGAATGCCCTGACCTTTTTGAATTGCCCGTTGACGGCGATAAGCACAAAACAAAATGGGTAATGTACGGCGCATCCAACACATATATGACCGGCTCATTTGATGGGAAAACTTTCAAACCGGAATCCGGCAAGCATTATTATACAACCGGTACTATTTATGCCGCACAGACCTTTACCAACATCCCAGAATCCGACGGCAGAAGAATTCAGATGGGCTGGGGGAGAGTGTCGCATCCGGGCATGCCATTCAATGGTATGATGCTGATGCCAACGGAACTGACATTGAAGACGACTAAAGACGGAGTCAGGATGTTCAGCGTTCCGGTAAAAGAAACGGAGCAATTATTCAAATCAATTCAGAAGTCATCCGCATTAACTGCTGATAACGCCAATGCCAAACTAAAAGAATTTCAGAACGCAGACCGTTTACGCATAAAAACAACCATCAAACTATCCCATGCAACCAATGCAGGCCTAAATCTCTTTGGACAAAATCTGATCAACTACGACCTGAATTTCAACCTGGTCAATAACGTTTTCTACTCCCCCGAAAACATGACCAGCACAGAAATAATTGCTGATATCTACATTGACCGTACTTCAATTGAAGTGTTCATAGACGGCGGAGCGTACTCATATTCAATGGAACGGAAACCCGTTGCCGGGAACAAGGAGGGTTTGAAGTTTTGGGGAAATAATATTGAGGTGAAGGATCTGGAAGTTTTTAGGGTGGAGGGGATTTGGTGA
- a CDS encoding serine hydrolase: MRSILPALLLAITFLQNHSFVIAQSARQAAQVDSLFSDLNKPGKPGAAVGVVYQGKLIYAKGFGEADVETGAPITPETIFHVASVSKQFTAYGIVLLAQEGKLSLDDSIQKYLPEVPNFGKTITIRHLIYHTSGLRDQWRLLTMAGWRMDDVITKDQVFNLVKRQKELDFEPGSAFGYCNTGYTLLAEIVARVGQKPFPVWIDQHVFKALGMKNSLFYNDHECIVKGRAYSFHESSDTVKKSVLSFANVGATSLFTTVNDLAKWIGNFRSPMVGTQATMTQMLERGRLTMGDTLPYAFALTHDEFKGLAYYGHSGGDAGFGSYLCYFPKEDYGFIVLSNKREFNINKKIFEVADIFLSSLVKEEMPGQAPVASPSAPPAYKFDSTLFRKYQGEYALNEEPDFVMSFKREGDHYYARANGQSQIEMFPFADTTFFLKSIGASIIFHITKESRVNKITLRQNGERQATRVRYEPLTNFMAGQFSGKYYSPELETLYTIEPRGSKLKMLHVHHGETDLKVISKDRLNSEWSFVRNIDVVRDSGGKVTGLRMSNDRVKNLWFKRLPDNFAD; this comes from the coding sequence ATGAGATCAATATTACCAGCTCTTCTTCTTGCTATTACCTTTTTACAGAATCATTCATTTGTTATAGCGCAGTCTGCCAGGCAGGCAGCGCAGGTAGATTCCCTGTTTTCAGACTTGAACAAACCTGGTAAACCAGGCGCGGCAGTTGGTGTTGTTTATCAGGGGAAACTCATTTATGCCAAAGGGTTTGGCGAAGCGGACGTTGAAACAGGAGCGCCCATCACACCAGAAACTATTTTTCACGTTGCCTCTGTGTCTAAGCAGTTTACGGCGTATGGAATAGTCTTACTGGCGCAGGAAGGTAAGTTGTCTCTGGACGATTCTATTCAAAAGTACCTGCCAGAAGTACCTAATTTTGGAAAAACAATCACAATCCGCCATCTTATATACCATACGAGCGGCTTGCGGGATCAGTGGAGGTTGCTAACAATGGCGGGATGGCGTATGGATGATGTGATCACCAAGGACCAGGTTTTCAATCTGGTAAAGCGACAAAAAGAACTGGACTTTGAGCCGGGTTCAGCTTTTGGTTATTGCAATACAGGTTACACACTTTTGGCCGAAATCGTTGCCCGCGTTGGCCAAAAACCCTTTCCTGTCTGGATAGATCAGCATGTTTTCAAGGCACTTGGCATGAAAAATTCCTTGTTTTATAATGACCATGAGTGTATTGTGAAAGGCAGGGCTTATTCATTTCATGAATCTTCCGACACGGTGAAAAAGAGTGTTTTGAGTTTTGCGAATGTTGGTGCTACGAGTCTTTTTACCACAGTAAATGATCTGGCAAAGTGGATCGGAAATTTTCGCTCACCAATGGTCGGCACACAGGCAACAATGACTCAGATGCTGGAACGCGGAAGGCTCACAATGGGTGACACTTTGCCATACGCATTTGCACTGACGCATGACGAATTTAAAGGACTTGCCTATTACGGACATTCTGGTGGTGATGCTGGTTTCGGGTCATACCTGTGTTATTTTCCAAAAGAAGATTACGGCTTCATAGTGCTGAGTAATAAACGCGAGTTTAATATAAATAAAAAGATTTTTGAAGTTGCGGACATTTTTCTGTCGTCTCTTGTAAAAGAAGAAATGCCAGGGCAGGCACCTGTAGCCTCACCTTCTGCACCCCCGGCATATAAGTTTGATTCAACTTTATTCAGGAAATACCAGGGAGAATACGCGCTTAATGAGGAGCCGGATTTCGTTATGTCTTTCAAACGGGAAGGTGATCATTATTACGCACGGGCCAACGGACAATCTCAGATAGAAATGTTTCCGTTTGCCGATACGACTTTCTTTTTGAAATCGATCGGGGCATCAATTATTTTTCACATCACAAAAGAGAGCCGGGTTAACAAAATTACCCTCAGGCAAAACGGAGAGCGTCAGGCCACCAGAGTCCGGTATGAGCCATTAACGAATTTTATGGCCGGGCAATTCTCAGGTAAATATTATAGTCCTGAGCTGGAGACGCTTTACACCATTGAACCGAGAGGAAGCAAACTAAAGATGCTTCATGTACATCATGGTGAAACGGATCTGAAAGTAATCAGCAAAGATCGCCTGAATTCAGAGTGGTCGTTCGTAAGAAATATAGATGTTGTCCGGGACTCAGGCGGTAAAGTTACCGGACTTCGAATGTCAAATGACAGGGTTAAAAATTTATGGTTTAAGCGGCTGCCAGATAATTTCGCGGACTAA
- a CDS encoding SDR family oxidoreductase, whose amino-acid sequence MNISNNKILITGGGSGIGLGLTERFVQENNTVIICGRRESVLKEVTDKFPSVITKICDLSDANEREELYQWIADEHSDLNVLINNAGMQQWMSVSDDDFFKRAQEEIRVNIEAPLHLTSLFVNLPALKTIINVTSGLAFTPFAKVPVYSATKAFFRSFTQSLRALVNSKGIEVIEMIPPALNTDLGGKGLHDQAPPVSAFVEAVFEQMKEGKTELTFGTSGTRANASQEELRAVFNLMNGVSFKEQENYPSDFDGWFSCLNSLIIKTFQQI is encoded by the coding sequence ATGAATATTTCAAATAATAAAATTTTAATAACCGGCGGCGGGTCAGGCATTGGCCTGGGACTGACAGAACGCTTCGTACAGGAAAATAATACGGTAATAATTTGCGGAAGAAGAGAGTCAGTACTCAAAGAAGTTACTGATAAATTTCCTTCTGTGATCACGAAAATTTGTGATTTGTCTGATGCAAATGAAAGAGAGGAACTTTACCAATGGATTGCGGACGAGCATAGCGATTTAAACGTGCTGATCAACAATGCCGGTATGCAACAGTGGATGTCCGTTTCAGATGATGACTTTTTCAAACGTGCACAGGAAGAAATTAGGGTAAACATTGAGGCTCCCTTACACCTGACCTCCCTTTTTGTTAACCTTCCGGCTTTGAAAACAATTATCAATGTCACTTCCGGACTGGCATTTACTCCTTTTGCCAAAGTGCCTGTATACTCAGCAACGAAAGCATTTTTCCGCTCCTTTACCCAATCTTTACGTGCGCTTGTAAATAGCAAGGGAATTGAAGTAATAGAAATGATCCCGCCCGCATTAAATACCGATCTTGGAGGAAAAGGATTACATGATCAGGCTCCGCCGGTAAGTGCATTTGTTGAGGCTGTTTTTGAACAAATGAAAGAAGGAAAAACAGAACTGACCTTTGGTACAAGCGGTACAAGGGCGAATGCAAGCCAGGAAGAGCTGCGTGCTGTTTTTAACCTGATGAACGGGGTGTCTTTTAAAGAACAGGAAAACTATCCGTCTGACTTTGACGGATGGTTTTCCTGTTTAAATTCACTAATAATTAAAACTTTTCAACAGATTTGA